In one Sporomusa sphaeroides DSM 2875 genomic region, the following are encoded:
- a CDS encoding pyrimidine/purine nucleoside phosphorylase, protein MEQFENVTIRTHANIYFEGKVTSRTILFADGSKKTLGIMMPGDYEFGTEAAEIMEILAGELEVLLPGKNEWAVYKAGTAFNVPANSSFKLKVLTVVDYCCSYQ, encoded by the coding sequence ATGGAACAATTTGAGAATGTAACTATCCGTACACATGCAAATATTTATTTTGAGGGCAAGGTTACTAGCCGGACGATTCTGTTTGCTGATGGCAGTAAGAAGACACTTGGGATTATGATGCCAGGTGATTATGAGTTCGGTACTGAGGCCGCGGAAATAATGGAAATATTAGCAGGTGAACTGGAGGTATTGTTGCCAGGCAAAAATGAATGGGCTGTTTATAAAGCAGGTACTGCTTTTAATGTTCCTGCCAATTCAAGCTTCAAGCTGAAAGTACTGACGGTAGTAGACTACTGCTGTTCTTATCAGTAA
- a CDS encoding LysR family transcriptional regulator, whose translation MSLSKYEIFSTIVEVGSLTKAAEKLNLTQSGVSYSISTLESELGFSLLKRDRSGISLTSNGERILRHVSRILHEEELLRQEVAAIKGFDTGTVRLGTLSSVSMQWLPGIFSEFSEKYPQIEVKTYLGCYDEMNDWLSNGTVDLGFVSLPTSKPFETIPLKKDKLMVVLPPNHPLRHEKAISYAQIKDESFIMPQWGSDDNIRRLLNGNKLNLQVKYELMEERTIFAMVQRGLGISILPELILVNVPDNIHIIDLKEAEYRILGIAALSFKTVSPAAKKFLACVRSWLRDNNYFDFE comes from the coding sequence TTGTCACTTTCAAAATACGAGATATTCAGCACCATTGTTGAAGTTGGCAGCCTAACCAAAGCCGCGGAAAAGCTCAATTTAACCCAGTCAGGAGTCAGTTATTCCATTTCTACTCTTGAGTCGGAATTGGGGTTTTCTTTACTGAAGCGCGACCGGTCTGGAATCAGCTTAACAAGTAATGGCGAACGTATTCTCAGGCATGTCAGCAGAATTTTGCATGAAGAAGAGCTTCTGCGGCAGGAAGTAGCTGCCATCAAAGGCTTTGATACCGGCACTGTCCGTCTGGGGACCTTATCCAGCGTCTCCATGCAATGGCTGCCTGGCATTTTCTCAGAGTTCAGTGAAAAATATCCGCAAATTGAAGTAAAAACCTATCTAGGCTGCTACGATGAAATGAATGACTGGCTGTCAAACGGGACGGTAGACCTCGGTTTTGTGTCACTACCCACCTCCAAGCCTTTTGAAACCATACCCTTAAAAAAGGACAAACTGATGGTCGTGTTGCCGCCAAATCACCCACTGCGGCATGAAAAAGCTATTTCCTATGCACAAATCAAAGATGAATCCTTCATTATGCCGCAATGGGGCAGTGATGATAATATTAGACGCCTCTTAAACGGTAACAAATTGAACCTGCAAGTCAAATATGAGTTAATGGAAGAGCGCACTATATTTGCTATGGTACAGCGGGGCTTGGGAATCAGTATCCTGCCTGAACTGATTTTAGTTAATGTACCTGACAATATTCATATTATAGATTTAAAGGAGGCCGAGTACCGTATCCTGGGAATCGCGGCACTTTCCTTTAAAACCGTTTCTCCTGCCGCCAAAAAATTCCTTGCCTGCGTCCGGTCCTGGCTGCGTGACAATAATTATTTTGATTTTGAATGA
- a CDS encoding methylglyoxal synthase, which produces MKKTVALIAHDRKKEEMLAFVLANKNQLALYDLIATATTGKIIKANAGLPVTTYLSGPLGGDQQIGSRIACQEVDAVIFLRDPLTAQPHEPDITALLRVCDVHNIPVATNLATACLVLQGLHCQ; this is translated from the coding sequence ATGAAAAAGACTGTCGCATTGATAGCGCATGACCGTAAAAAAGAAGAAATGCTAGCCTTTGTTTTGGCAAACAAAAATCAACTGGCACTCTATGACCTAATTGCCACCGCGACTACCGGTAAAATCATCAAAGCAAATGCAGGACTCCCTGTTACCACCTATTTGTCCGGCCCGCTTGGCGGCGACCAGCAGATTGGCTCCCGCATAGCCTGCCAGGAAGTCGATGCCGTTATCTTCCTGCGCGACCCCCTGACCGCTCAACCGCACGAGCCGGATATTACCGCGCTGCTGCGAGTCTGCGATGTACACAACATTCCGGTCGCCACCAACCTGGCAACTGCCTGCCTCGTTTTACAAGGCTTACACTGCCAGTGA
- the hypD gene encoding trans-4-hydroxy-L-proline dehydratase produces MTTGVSVNDRVTKLKEQSLNTVPRLSIERARLITEAYQKYAGKVSIPVLRALAFKHLMENKTICINEGELIVGERGTGPQEAPTYPELCCHTVEDFEIIDQRDKIFFRVDEETKRIQKDEIIPFWQGKAIRDLIFAQMTPAWQDSYEAGIFTEFMEQRSPGHTVADGKIYQYGFLDFKNRIERKLQELDFHQDPLSYDKQEQLTAMAICCEAIIAFANRHAAKAKELAGKEQEPVRKRELEEIADICSHVPAYAPRTFREALQAYWFVHLGVITELNTWDSFCPGKLDIHLYPFYEKETQAGTLTREAAKELLQCFWVKFNNQPAPPKVGITLQESGTYTDFCNINIGGIKPDGTNGVNDVSYLLLDIIEEMRILQPSTNVQISRKNPDQFVIRAAEVIREGMGFPSVFNTDAVLEELLRQGKSLEDARGGGTSGCVEVGCFGKEAYILTGYLNLVKILEITLHNGVDSRTGKKIGIETGDATTFASLDELLAAFKEQVKHFVDIKIRGNNVIERLYAQYMPAPFMSIIIDDCIETAKDYNAGGARYNSRYIQGVGIGSITDCLAAIEYHVYDHKKLSMGELLDVLQADFQGYEKVRQQFLHKTPKYGNDDDYADNIMLKVFEIFHDVVNGRKTPNGGTYRIEMLPTTCHVYFGSVIGATPDGRHAGRTLSEGISPVQGADTNGPTAVIKSAAKMDQLRTGGALLNQKFTPQVVQGEEGLRKLKDLIRAYFKMDGHHIQFNIVDADTLRDAQKNPENYNNLIVRVAGYSDYFNNLTKSLQDEIIDRTEHTGF; encoded by the coding sequence ATGACAACAGGAGTCAGTGTCAATGACAGAGTGACAAAATTAAAAGAGCAGAGTCTAAATACTGTACCGCGTTTATCTATTGAAAGAGCCAGACTGATAACCGAAGCCTATCAAAAGTATGCAGGCAAAGTTTCCATACCGGTATTGCGGGCTTTAGCCTTTAAGCATCTGATGGAAAACAAGACGATCTGCATCAATGAAGGAGAACTGATTGTCGGCGAGCGGGGGACTGGTCCGCAGGAAGCTCCGACTTATCCGGAGTTATGCTGCCATACGGTTGAGGACTTTGAGATTATTGACCAGCGGGATAAAATCTTTTTCCGGGTAGATGAAGAAACCAAGCGCATTCAAAAAGATGAGATTATTCCTTTCTGGCAAGGCAAGGCCATTCGCGACCTGATATTTGCTCAAATGACACCGGCCTGGCAGGATAGTTACGAAGCTGGAATTTTTACCGAATTTATGGAACAAAGATCACCTGGTCATACGGTTGCTGACGGAAAAATTTACCAATATGGTTTTCTTGATTTTAAAAACAGGATTGAGAGAAAACTTCAGGAACTGGATTTTCACCAGGATCCTTTAAGCTATGACAAGCAAGAGCAATTAACAGCAATGGCAATTTGCTGTGAAGCCATTATTGCTTTTGCCAACCGCCATGCGGCTAAAGCTAAAGAATTGGCTGGCAAAGAGCAAGAGCCGGTCAGAAAGCGGGAACTGGAGGAAATTGCAGATATTTGCAGCCATGTGCCGGCTTATGCGCCAAGAACTTTCCGGGAGGCCTTGCAGGCGTACTGGTTTGTCCATCTGGGCGTTATTACCGAATTAAATACCTGGGATTCTTTTTGTCCAGGCAAGCTGGATATTCATTTGTATCCTTTTTATGAAAAAGAAACCCAGGCAGGCACTCTGACCCGCGAGGCTGCCAAGGAATTGCTACAGTGCTTTTGGGTAAAATTCAATAACCAGCCTGCGCCGCCCAAAGTAGGCATTACGCTGCAGGAAAGCGGTACTTATACTGATTTTTGCAACATCAATATTGGCGGTATCAAGCCGGATGGCACTAATGGTGTAAATGACGTATCTTATCTGCTGTTGGATATTATTGAGGAAATGCGAATCCTGCAGCCCAGCACCAATGTGCAAATCAGCAGGAAAAATCCGGATCAGTTTGTTATCAGGGCTGCTGAAGTTATCCGGGAAGGCATGGGCTTTCCTTCGGTATTCAATACCGATGCTGTTCTGGAAGAACTGCTGCGGCAGGGCAAAAGCCTGGAAGATGCCCGTGGCGGTGGAACCAGTGGGTGTGTGGAGGTAGGTTGTTTTGGTAAAGAAGCTTATATCTTAACAGGATACTTGAACCTTGTAAAGATTTTGGAAATAACACTTCACAATGGTGTCGATTCGAGAACAGGCAAGAAAATAGGCATCGAAACCGGTGATGCAACTACATTCGCTTCACTGGATGAATTGTTGGCTGCATTTAAAGAGCAGGTCAAGCATTTTGTGGATATCAAAATCAGGGGTAACAATGTTATTGAACGGTTGTATGCCCAATATATGCCTGCCCCCTTTATGTCTATTATTATTGATGATTGCATTGAAACCGCTAAGGATTATAACGCAGGTGGAGCAAGATACAACTCGCGGTATATCCAGGGTGTGGGTATCGGCAGCATCACCGACTGCCTGGCGGCCATTGAATACCATGTATATGATCACAAGAAATTGTCCATGGGTGAACTGCTGGATGTATTGCAAGCCGATTTCCAGGGATATGAAAAAGTACGGCAGCAATTTTTGCATAAAACGCCGAAATACGGCAATGACGACGACTATGCCGACAACATTATGCTCAAAGTCTTCGAGATTTTCCATGATGTTGTCAATGGCCGCAAAACTCCGAATGGTGGAACCTACCGGATCGAAATGCTGCCGACCACATGCCATGTATACTTTGGCTCGGTTATTGGTGCCACACCGGACGGCAGACATGCGGGACGGACGTTGTCGGAAGGCATTTCTCCTGTCCAGGGTGCGGATACAAACGGACCTACGGCAGTTATCAAATCGGCAGCAAAAATGGATCAGCTAAGAACCGGCGGAGCCTTACTGAATCAGAAGTTTACTCCCCAAGTGGTACAGGGAGAAGAAGGTCTCAGAAAACTTAAAGATCTGATTCGTGCCTATTTCAAAATGGATGGACACCATATTCAATTTAATATCGTGGATGCCGATACTTTGCGCGATGCTCAAAAAAATCCGGAAAACTACAATAATCTGATTGTTCGGGTTGCCGGTTACAGCGATTACTTCAACAATCTTACCAAATCTTTGCAGGATGAGATTATTGATAGGACAGAACATACTGGTTTTTAA
- the uhpC gene encoding MFS transporter family glucose-6-phosphate receptor UhpC: MFYWLKPAESKPVTKSQAEIDKDYNYWRWHVMASIWVGYAIFYFTRNSYKSIMPKMLEDLHLQLSDVGMLSTIFYIVYGSSRFIGGIMSDKSNPRYFMGIGLILTGIVNILFGLSSSVTMFALLWGLNAFFQGWGWPPCTKILTTWYSRNERGFWWALCNTSHNVGGAIIPILAAYLAVHYGWRYGMIVPGIIGIVFGILVCIFLRDRPESMGLPKVGEWRNDELEMEQVKKSASDLSTFTILRKYILTNKFVWLLALSYVLVYVVRIGVNDWANLFLVKSHGVDLVVANSAISMLEIGGFIGTIAAGWGSDKLFKGNRIPMNIIFMLGIMVSVAALWLLPLVSYWAIGATFFFIGFFIFGPQMLTGMAAAEVAHKEYAGTATGFVGLFGYMGAALTGLPVAKVIETWGWDGFFMVMAVASLLSALIIVPIMKPKK, encoded by the coding sequence ATGTTCTATTGGTTGAAACCGGCAGAGTCCAAACCCGTTACCAAAAGTCAGGCAGAGATTGACAAGGACTATAATTACTGGCGCTGGCACGTCATGGCATCTATCTGGGTGGGGTATGCCATATTCTACTTCACCCGCAACAGCTATAAATCCATCATGCCGAAAATGCTGGAAGACCTTCACTTGCAGCTTTCGGATGTAGGCATGCTCAGTACTATATTTTACATTGTTTACGGATCTTCGCGGTTTATTGGCGGCATTATGAGCGATAAGTCGAATCCACGCTATTTTATGGGTATCGGCTTAATTCTTACCGGTATTGTTAACATTTTATTCGGATTAAGCTCTTCTGTAACCATGTTCGCTCTGCTCTGGGGTCTCAATGCCTTTTTTCAGGGTTGGGGCTGGCCTCCCTGCACTAAAATCCTTACAACCTGGTATTCCAGAAATGAACGCGGTTTTTGGTGGGCGCTTTGTAATACGTCACATAATGTTGGCGGCGCTATCATTCCTATCTTGGCAGCATATCTCGCCGTTCATTACGGCTGGCGCTACGGCATGATTGTTCCCGGTATTATCGGTATTGTTTTTGGTATTCTTGTTTGCATTTTCTTGCGTGATCGCCCGGAATCCATGGGTTTGCCGAAGGTTGGTGAGTGGCGAAACGACGAGTTGGAAATGGAGCAGGTCAAAAAGAGCGCTTCCGACCTGTCCACATTTACCATATTGCGTAAGTATATTTTAACAAATAAGTTTGTGTGGTTGCTGGCCCTGTCATATGTGCTTGTTTATGTTGTTCGTATCGGCGTCAACGACTGGGCTAATCTTTTTCTTGTCAAAAGCCATGGTGTCGACCTGGTGGTAGCCAATTCGGCTATTTCCATGCTGGAAATCGGCGGCTTTATTGGCACTATCGCGGCAGGCTGGGGTTCAGATAAATTGTTTAAGGGCAATCGCATTCCTATGAATATTATCTTTATGCTTGGCATTATGGTCTCGGTAGCGGCGTTGTGGCTGTTGCCTCTTGTCAGCTACTGGGCCATCGGTGCTACGTTTTTCTTCATCGGCTTTTTTATTTTTGGCCCACAAATGCTTACCGGCATGGCGGCAGCCGAAGTGGCGCACAAGGAGTATGCAGGAACTGCTACTGGTTTTGTCGGACTTTTCGGTTACATGGGCGCAGCGTTAACAGGCCTGCCTGTCGCTAAGGTCATTGAAACCTGGGGTTGGGACGGCTTTTTCATGGTCATGGCTGTGGCTTCGTTATTGTCGGCTCTTATCATAGTGCCAATTATGAAACCTAAAAAGTAG
- a CDS encoding C40 family peptidase, with amino-acid sequence MKRYTHQIAAVLLFTFFSTLFIPVAPAQAAQVTSPTTSTQSSSGGSSGFINILLALLLGKFLGTSNSSNTSTDTISSVLGAAAGSKTTGTANTKGADIVKNAQKYMGVPYVWGGTVPTGWDCSGYTQYVMKESGITIPRTAAEQFAKGVAVNKNDLQVGDMVFFTTYKPGASHVGFYLGDNKFIHASSAAKEVTINSLTETYYAERYIGARRY; translated from the coding sequence ATGAAACGTTATACACATCAGATAGCTGCGGTGTTGCTCTTCACCTTTTTCTCTACACTGTTCATTCCGGTAGCGCCTGCTCAGGCGGCTCAGGTAACCAGTCCTACAACTTCTACCCAAAGCAGCAGCGGCGGTTCCAGCGGTTTTATCAACATCCTGCTGGCACTCCTTTTAGGTAAATTCCTCGGTACGTCCAATAGCAGCAATACCAGCACCGATACCATTTCTTCTGTCCTGGGTGCGGCTGCCGGTTCTAAAACAACCGGAACCGCGAACACCAAGGGCGCGGATATTGTCAAAAACGCTCAGAAATATATGGGAGTTCCCTATGTCTGGGGCGGTACTGTCCCTACCGGCTGGGACTGTTCCGGTTATACGCAGTATGTTATGAAGGAAAGCGGCATTACCATTCCCCGTACGGCTGCCGAACAGTTTGCTAAAGGTGTTGCCGTCAATAAGAATGATTTACAAGTAGGCGATATGGTGTTCTTTACAACTTACAAGCCAGGCGCATCCCATGTAGGCTTCTATCTGGGAGATAACAAGTTTATTCATGCCAGCTCGGCTGCCAAAGAAGTAACCATCAACTCTCTGACAGAAACGTACTACGCGGAACGCTATATTGGCGCCCGCCGCTATTAA
- a CDS encoding glycyl-radical enzyme activating protein — MAGDFLIAGTVFNIQKYSIHDGPGIRTTVFFKGCPLACWWCHNPESLSAKTEIVFLQNKCIGCGDCVKSCTNAAITLTSQGIKRNETKCSLCKMCVEACPTGAMEQLGQKRTVAEVMQEIEKDNIFYEESGGGVTFSGGEALYQLEFLDALLTACKAKRIHTALDTSGYAPWEAIDRIADKVDLFLYDIKLMDDEKHKKYTGAPNKLILENLKKLAADQRRIWIRIPVIPGINDDEKNIKDLGDFLSSLNLRDVYLLPYHNIAIDKYARLGKTYPLPELASLSDKQMDNVIEILKASSLHINKGG; from the coding sequence TTGGCGGGTGATTTTTTGATTGCGGGTACAGTGTTCAATATTCAAAAATATTCAATTCATGATGGTCCGGGTATACGTACCACTGTTTTCTTCAAGGGATGTCCTTTAGCCTGCTGGTGGTGCCATAATCCTGAGAGCCTGTCAGCAAAAACAGAAATAGTCTTTTTGCAAAACAAATGTATTGGCTGTGGTGACTGTGTAAAAAGCTGCACCAATGCGGCTATCACACTTACCAGCCAAGGTATTAAAAGAAATGAAACAAAATGCAGCCTGTGTAAAATGTGCGTAGAAGCATGCCCTACCGGAGCCATGGAGCAGCTTGGACAAAAAAGGACTGTGGCAGAGGTTATGCAGGAAATAGAAAAAGACAACATTTTTTATGAAGAATCAGGCGGCGGCGTTACGTTTTCCGGAGGAGAAGCTCTATACCAACTGGAATTTCTCGACGCCCTGCTTACGGCCTGTAAAGCCAAAAGGATTCATACGGCTTTAGATACTTCCGGTTATGCTCCATGGGAAGCCATTGACAGGATAGCGGACAAAGTAGATTTGTTTTTATATGATATCAAACTTATGGATGACGAGAAACACAAAAAATATACGGGTGCACCCAACAAGCTAATCTTGGAAAATTTGAAAAAACTGGCGGCAGATCAACGTAGAATCTGGATTCGTATTCCCGTGATACCGGGTATAAATGATGATGAGAAAAACATAAAAGACCTAGGTGATTTTTTATCGTCACTGAACTTACGGGATGTTTATCTATTGCCGTATCACAATATTGCCATTGACAAATACGCTAGGCTGGGAAAAACTTATCCACTGCCTGAACTGGCATCACTTTCAGATAAGCAAATGGATAACGTTATTGAAATCCTGAAAGCTTCTAGCTTACATATAAACAAAGGAGGATGA
- a CDS encoding inositol monophosphatase family protein: MSSKYLEFIDIAMKAADVSREILTEHRVKYLRGNYDFKTKNDASPVTETDERVEHEIRSMIQAAFPSHGMLGEEYGADAQDAEFVWVIDPIDGTRQFIVGYPFYGTLISLCHWGQPVLGVVEMPVMAERWVGIAGEPSTVNGLPIKTREHDELSTTLAASSNTEFVFPEDKEAYAHLMKSTKWRVYGGACYGYLSLAAGKIDLCYDSGIMREVDYCALVPIIEGAGGVMSDWEGQPLTMHSGMKVLAAGDRRLHTKVLEEIKKFRP, translated from the coding sequence ATGAGTTCAAAATATTTGGAATTTATTGACATTGCCATGAAGGCAGCTGATGTCTCAAGAGAAATTTTAACAGAGCACAGAGTAAAGTACTTGCGTGGTAATTACGATTTTAAAACAAAAAATGACGCAAGTCCTGTAACAGAGACTGATGAGCGTGTGGAACATGAAATACGATCCATGATACAAGCAGCTTTTCCAAGCCACGGCATGTTAGGAGAGGAGTATGGCGCCGACGCACAAGACGCCGAGTTTGTCTGGGTTATTGATCCTATTGATGGTACGCGTCAATTTATCGTCGGTTATCCGTTCTATGGTACTCTCATTTCGCTCTGTCATTGGGGCCAACCAGTGCTTGGGGTTGTAGAGATGCCTGTGATGGCTGAACGCTGGGTGGGTATTGCCGGAGAGCCTTCGACTGTCAATGGCTTGCCCATTAAAACACGGGAGCATGATGAGCTTAGCACGACACTGGCAGCTTCCAGCAATACTGAGTTTGTTTTTCCCGAAGACAAAGAAGCTTACGCACATCTGATGAAGTCGACGAAATGGCGTGTTTACGGTGGGGCTTGTTATGGTTATCTTAGCCTTGCGGCAGGAAAGATCGACCTTTGTTATGACAGTGGTATTATGCGTGAAGTTGATTATTGTGCACTTGTACCCATTATTGAAGGTGCCGGTGGTGTTATGTCTGACTGGGAGGGACAGCCGCTTACCATGCATTCTGGTATGAAAGTGCTGGCTGCTGGCGATCGTCGTCTGCACACAAAAGTCCTTGAAGAGATTAAAAAATTTAGACCATGA